Within the Planktothrix sp. FACHB-1365 genome, the region TTTTGGCTGTTGACGATAGTACAGTCATGCAAGGGCTGGTGCAACAAGCATTAGGGAAAGAATACCGTGTTCTAGTGGCCGATAATGCGGTCGATGCTTTGTCGATGATTTACCATGAACGAGTTTCGGTTTTGCTTCTGGATGTGGCCATGCCAGGAATTGATGGTTTAGAACTCTGTCGTACCGTTCGCAGTATTCCCCAGTTTCAAAATTTGCCTATTATTATGTTAACGGCACGGGATGGCGCTTTTGATAAGGTTCAAGGTCGTTTGGCGGGGGCAACGGAATATCTGACCAAACCCTTTGATGCTCAACGGTTATCTGAAGTTGTGGGTCAAGTTCTGCAATTAAATTAGGAAGGGTTAGCCACTATAAGTTTTAAAAGTGTCTTTGGAAGGGTGAAAATTAGCTTTAAGCAATATTCCTTCTTCGGCTAAATTAGATCAAGGAATACTATAATCTTGAATAATATCACGCTGCTTGAGCCTTTCTAGCATTTCTAAGGAAATCTGCTCGCCAAAAAAGACCACACAAAAGTGATCATAAGCTGCAAATTGAAGTGATCCCTGAGATTCAATTTGCAGGTGCAAAATCTGATAGCCTAGATAATCATTTTCTCTAAAAAGGGGTAAAATTTTTTGAACATTCTCCCTTGTTAATTTAATCAATAAACCGGAACCTGCTAATATACTCTTACTTTCAGAAAACGGCGAGAAAGCTCCAATACGCCGCGCTTTCATTTGTGAAAAATTAAGCTGATCATCCAGTACCCAAACTGCTAATTGACTTGACTCCCCGGCTAAAGTCATTACAACGGCTTCAAATAAGTCTTCAAGCATATCATGATTAGCTTGGATCTCACCCTTCAAACTCATAATTGTGTTTCCTGATATAAAGATTTAAGACTTTCTTAAAGTTGTTGCTCTTTTTGCTATTCTAATTAAACTCCGGGGGGAAGTATAGCGATTAACCGTAATTCGAGAGAGGCGATATTTATTAGTGTAACGATTAATCCGTAGCATATTCCCATCATAAACATACCCCGTTAAATAATAGGGAGATAAGGATTTTTCAACTCTGCGATTTACTTTTCCAAAGGGATAAGCAAAATGAGCCGCAACCCATTTATTTTTATCTAAATCTTGCATACAGGTTCTAAGATCAAGTTTAGCTTGTTCGAGTTCAAATTTCAACTTTTTACCCTTAATTAAAGTTAATTTTTCATGAGTTTGACCATGAGATTGAATATCATAATAGCCCCGTTTATAGCCATCCCGCAATTCTTCACAACTGACATGAGGTATAAAGTCTTTTAATTTAACTCCCATTAATCCTGGATTGATAAACCAAACAATTTTAACTTTTTTGTTATAGTTTTCTTCTAAATCTTTTAAAATTGGTAAAACATTCTGATGAACTCCTTCATAACCATCATCAAAGCTAATCATGATCGGTTTTTGTCCAATCCGTTCTTGAGGAATAGGTTGTGATTTTTGAATAAAATAGGTAAATAAATCTTGGGTGGTTAAAAACCAATAGTTATTTTGAGCTAAATAATTCAGGAAAGTATATAAATCCTGTTTGAAATAATCATTATCAAATTGTAACCGTTTTTCTGCACTTTGATTAATATTGGCTTCGTCAATAATATCGTGTAATCCAAAAATAGGAATTCTTACACTAGAGGTTTTATAGGTAACTGCAAAAGCAGGAAGATTTAACCCAATGACACAAAGTAAGCTAATCAAAAAAACAAGCAAAACCCGGTTGTTTCTAAACCATTCTGGCTGAATAATAGGAATCTTCATAAGCTAATGTATCATTCTTTGATGCTAACAAGTGGTTAACTGAGTGCATGATGAATCCATTCTATAGCGCTACTTGAAGAGGGAACAGAAAGAAGTGAAAGGGTTTCAGGTTTCACTTTTACTCGTTCATATTTCTTAACGTTGCTACCGCAGAGGGTGAAATCCGGCTGAGGTAACGGAAGATCCAATATTTCATAATCGTGTCTAAAATGACGGGGAAAGTAGCGATAAACAAAAAGATAAAGCTGCGATTTGGTGCAATTCCCAAGTGACTTGAAAATCCTTCTAATAGAACTTCCCAACCATGGGGAGAGTGAAAACCCACAAAGATATCGGTGAGTAAAATAATAATAAAGGCTTTAGCGCTATCACTCAAATCATACATGACAGTATTGAGCAAAGCTTTTAAAGCAATCAACCCTTGCTGATTCAAGAGAATGACTAAAGTAAAGGCGATTAATCCCACAAAATCCGCAAAAATATTACTAATAGCTTCACTACTTTTGTGATCAAATTCTTTAGAAATTTCTTCAGCTTTCTCCTCCATTTTCTTTTCCATTTCTTCAGATTCAAGGGTAGGAGTTTTGTAGAGCAAACTACTCATTTGCAGTTCTTCTTCATAGGATTTTAACTCATGAAGGGCTTCTTCTTTCATTTCTGAGTTGAGAAATAAAGGAACTTCATGGGTTTGTCGATAATGTTCTACGAGGGGAATAAAAATAAAGTTTTTCGAGATTTGTTGGGATAAAAGCGGAATTAAAATCAGCATCAACAGAAAGTTAACCGCCGATTTTGTCTTTTTACGAGATGCTCGATAGCTATTCATTAAACGTTCTTCAGATTCATCGTCTAATTCCGTTTGAATCTTTTTAAACGTGCGTCCAATAGAACGAGGTAAAGCGCCACTTTTTTTCCCTTTAAACATTTCTCCAGAAGACTCAACTTCCACAAAGTCTAGGGGAGATAAACCTGATGGGTCAGTCGATTTTCCGTTGTTTAGTCTTTTCTCAGATGTCAAGCCAGAGGAATCGGAATAGACGAGGGGATTAGAGACAGAAGAATTATGTTGATATCGATCAACAATTTCATCGATAAATTTTAATTTTTCAATAAATTCTATATCTCCAGAGTGATCTAAATTACGAGTCAGTTTAAATTCACCCAGTTTGAATTTAATCGTGTTTAAATGCTTCTCAATATCCTTGATAAAGCACTCTAAAACACTAGGAGTATATTGGGGTGCCGCTTCGGAAACTTTTTGACCTTCAAAATGCTGATCTTCTATAGTTTTTATTGCTAAAGCAGCTTGATAAGCTTGTTCTAAGGCTCGTTCTGGAGTTTTATGAACCCATTGGTTACTAGATTTTAACACATTCAAGAATCGAGTACCTAAACTCCCTTTCTGAAATTTGATAATAGAATTACTCATCTGAATAATAGGGAATAGAACAGGACAAAAGCACCATTAATTTATCAGTTTGTAGAGGGGGTAAATCCATTACTCTTACTCTACATCCGATAAATTCCCAGAAAATTACCCCTAATAAGGGGTTGAAGTTGGCCGTTGTAACCGGGGGAAAATTCTCTGACTTTTAAGACCATGTTAGAAAATTTTACAACCGTTTAAATAGGTTGCATAGTGCTTAAAGGATCAGGAACAGGAAAGGGTTCTTGTTCAAGGGGAACAAACTGATTTTGCTTAACATCATAAGCTAAGATCTCTCCCGTTTCAATTTCATAAACCCAAGCATGAAGTTGAATTTTTCCAGCCTGTAACCGAGAGCGAACAACGGGATAGGTTTCTAGGTTGGCAATTTGATTTAAAACATTAGTTTGGGTCGCTATGTTTAATAATTCTTCTCCAGAATATTCTTGATAATTTTCTCGAATAATCCGGCGAATTGGTTCTCCGTAATGTTTCAACCAGTCATAGACTAAAGGCATTTCATCAGACAAGCTTTGGAGTTGTAATAATCCTTTAATACTGCCACAATGGGAATGTCCACAGATGACAATTTCTTTGATATTCAAAGCTTGAACCGCATATTCAATTCCGGTGGCTTCGCTACTATTCAGGGTTCCATAAGGCGGAATAATATTGCCCATATTACGAATAATAAACAATTCTCCGGGTTTAGTCTGAGTCAACAAGTTGGGAGCAATCCTAGAATCACAACAGGTGATAAATAAAATGTCTGGGGTTTGACCCTGAGATAGCTGCTCAAAGAAGTCTTGATTAGCCTTGAAGTAATTCTCTTGAAAATCATTCAAACCGCTAATAATGCGTTTAATGGGCATAACTATTTCCTCAATCACTAACAACTCTGGTTACTGGACGGGACTTACTGATAACTGATGCCTATCCTTGTAGCCTTTGTGAAAATTCCTTTAGTGTATCACCCATTTCGCGTCACTGAACAAACAAACACCTCCTAGTTTTTTGAGTCAAAGAAAATATACTAAGAGAACGGTGAGAAAATTCTAAGAATATTCTTAATTCCAGATTTGGCACTAAAATATAGTTTTAACAAAAATGAAACAATATTTTGTATTCTCAATATCCAGATTCTATACCCCAAGTTTCATTTGTGACGGTATTTTAAAAGCTGCGGGAGCGAGGTAAAAATAAGCTAAATGTTGTTCCTTGATTGATTTGGCTATCAACGGTTAATTTTCCGCCATGTAAGCGACAGATTTCTTGAGCAATTGCTAATCCTAAACCTACACCTCCAGTCTGACGAGATCTCGCTTCTTCAACGCGATAAAACCGCTCAAATAAATAAGGTAAATGTTGGGATTCAATTCCTAAACCTGTATCTTGTATTGTAATTTTAACCTGTTCCTCATCTTGTTGCGCTTTTAAAATAACTTGGCCTCCTTTTTGAGTATATTTGAGGGCATTATCTAATAAATTTAAAAATAGACTTGTTAAATAATCAGGATTCCCAAGAATCCATAAATTTTCGGCAATTATCTGTTTTAAAATAATTGGTTTAGATGCCGATAAAGGTTCCAGTTGTTCAACCAAAGCTCCCAATAAATTTGTTAAATCTACGGGGTGTAAAAACGAAGGTTGAATCTGTCGCAATTCCAGTCGAGCTAAAAATAGCAACCCATTGGTTAATCGAATTAATCGATCTGCTTCTTTTTCTAAATCTTGTAGCGTTATTTCATATTCTTCTGGGGTACGAACGCGACTTAAACTAACACCTATTCTGCCCTTAATAACCGTTAAGGGAGTGCGTAATTCATGAGCAGCATCGGCGGTAAATCGGCGTTCATGTTCAAAGGCAAATTCTAAGCGATCCAACATTTTATCAATGGTTTTAGCCAACCGTCCCACTTCATCAGGAGGGCCTTTATAATCAATCCGTTGAGTAAAATTACTAGCACTAATCATTTGCGTTTTACTAATAATTTCCTGAATGGGATTTAAAGCCCGATTTGCTAGAAACCAACCCCCTAAGCCAGCAATTAATAAGACTAAAGGAAATCCTAATATCATTAAATTAAACAGATGTTTAGAGGCTTTATAAACAGGCTCTAAAGATTCTGCTACTTGTAACCATACTGTATCCCCTTTTGAAGTCTGAATTGGTTGATTATAAACCCGCCAATTCTTGTCAGGAGAACTTAAATCTAAATATCCCTTTTTCTGGGGAATCAATACAGGAATTGCAGAATAACTACCAAAACCATCCCAAATATGACCTTGTTGATCGATTAATCTGACTGCAATTCCAGCTTGTACAAATTGTTCTGTCAGGGCTTGAGATTCTTCAGTGGAGCGAAAAGCTAAATGACCATCTTTATTAATTAAGTTGCTTAAGGTTTGGGTTGCTGTGACTTGTAGGGTCGTGTTCAGTTGTTTCAACAAACTATGTTCTAAAACAACATAGAGGTAGCTACTAAAGAGCATTAAGGTAAAAGCTAATAATAAAATATACCAAGCCGTGAGTTCTACCCGAATAGTTCGTTTTCCAAAATGTATTTTTTTAATCATTGATTTCTCCCAGCTTTAAACAATATCCAACACCCCGGATTGTTTGTAAAATTTGTTGTTCAAATCCCCGATCAATTTTGCGTCTTACATACCCAATATAGACATCTACAATATTAGAATCGCTGTAAAAATCTAAATCCCAAACGTGTTGCAAAATTTGAGTCCGACTTAAGACTTGTTCCCGATGACGCATTAAATATTCTAAAAGTTTAAATTCTAAAGGACTTAATTCGATTAATTTTGCACCCCGTCGCACTTCTCGTTTAACGGTATCCATCGTTAAATCAGCAACTTGTAATACTGTATCTAATTGTAATGGAGGACGACGTTGTAAGGCTCTTAACCGTGCTAAAAGTTCAGAAAAAGCAAAGGGTTTTACTAAATAATCATCTGCCCCTCGATCTAAACCTTGAACTCGATCTTCTACGTTATCTCGTGCGGTTAAAAGTAATACGGGAGTGATAATTTTATGATTCCGAATTTTACCCAAAAGTTGAAATCCATCCATGATCGGAAGTAACAAATCTAAAATCATTAAATCATACTCAACCGTTGAGGCATAGTCCCAGCCTTTTTTGCCATCGGTAGCCACATCCACTAGATATCCAGCCTCCCGTAACCCTTGACTAATAAACTGTGCAATTCCCGGTTCATCTTCTACCAGTAAAACGTGCATTGCTTTTCTTTCCTTATTCACGGTAGTTAACTTGATTTAATTTAATTCTATAAGAGTTTAAGGCTCTTTCGTAGATAGAAGGGAACAGGCAACAGGCAACAGGCAACAGGGATAATACTTTTGGCTGTTTCATATCAGTTTTAAATTATTACAACCTCGGTGCGGATTGCTATAGCTTCTGCCTTTAATAGACGAATGCAGAGAATTTACATTTCAA harbors:
- a CDS encoding proton extrusion protein PcxA (involved in light-induced Na+-dependent proton extrusion); translation: MSNSIIKFQKGSLGTRFLNVLKSSNQWVHKTPERALEQAYQAALAIKTIEDQHFEGQKVSEAAPQYTPSVLECFIKDIEKHLNTIKFKLGEFKLTRNLDHSGDIEFIEKLKFIDEIVDRYQHNSSVSNPLVYSDSSGLTSEKRLNNGKSTDPSGLSPLDFVEVESSGEMFKGKKSGALPRSIGRTFKKIQTELDDESEERLMNSYRASRKKTKSAVNFLLMLILIPLLSQQISKNFIFIPLVEHYRQTHEVPLFLNSEMKEEALHELKSYEEELQMSSLLYKTPTLESEEMEKKMEEKAEEISKEFDHKSSEAISNIFADFVGLIAFTLVILLNQQGLIALKALLNTVMYDLSDSAKAFIIILLTDIFVGFHSPHGWEVLLEGFSSHLGIAPNRSFIFLFIATFPVILDTIMKYWIFRYLSRISPSAVATLRNMNE
- a CDS encoding polysaccharide deacetylase family protein encodes the protein MKIPIIQPEWFRNNRVLLVFLISLLCVIGLNLPAFAVTYKTSSVRIPIFGLHDIIDEANINQSAEKRLQFDNDYFKQDLYTFLNYLAQNNYWFLTTQDLFTYFIQKSQPIPQERIGQKPIMISFDDGYEGVHQNVLPILKDLEENYNKKVKIVWFINPGLMGVKLKDFIPHVSCEELRDGYKRGYYDIQSHGQTHEKLTLIKGKKLKFELEQAKLDLRTCMQDLDKNKWVAAHFAYPFGKVNRRVEKSLSPYYLTGYVYDGNMLRINRYTNKYRLSRITVNRYTSPRSLIRIAKRATTLRKS
- a CDS encoding response regulator transcription factor, yielding MSVLQDSIPTILAVDDSTVMQGLVQQALGKEYRVLVADNAVDALSMIYHERVSVLLLDVAMPGIDGLELCRTVRSIPQFQNLPIIMLTARDGAFDKVQGRLAGATEYLTKPFDAQRLSEVVGQVLQLN
- a CDS encoding ATP-binding protein gives rise to the protein MIKKIHFGKRTIRVELTAWYILLLAFTLMLFSSYLYVVLEHSLLKQLNTTLQVTATQTLSNLINKDGHLAFRSTEESQALTEQFVQAGIAVRLIDQQGHIWDGFGSYSAIPVLIPQKKGYLDLSSPDKNWRVYNQPIQTSKGDTVWLQVAESLEPVYKASKHLFNLMILGFPLVLLIAGLGGWFLANRALNPIQEIISKTQMISASNFTQRIDYKGPPDEVGRLAKTIDKMLDRLEFAFEHERRFTADAAHELRTPLTVIKGRIGVSLSRVRTPEEYEITLQDLEKEADRLIRLTNGLLFLARLELRQIQPSFLHPVDLTNLLGALVEQLEPLSASKPIILKQIIAENLWILGNPDYLTSLFLNLLDNALKYTQKGGQVILKAQQDEEQVKITIQDTGLGIESQHLPYLFERFYRVEEARSRQTGGVGLGLAIAQEICRLHGGKLTVDSQINQGTTFSLFLPRSRSF
- a CDS encoding response regulator transcription factor; translation: MNKERKAMHVLLVEDEPGIAQFISQGLREAGYLVDVATDGKKGWDYASTVEYDLMILDLLLPIMDGFQLLGKIRNHKIITPVLLLTARDNVEDRVQGLDRGADDYLVKPFAFSELLARLRALQRRPPLQLDTVLQVADLTMDTVKREVRRGAKLIELSPLEFKLLEYLMRHREQVLSRTQILQHVWDLDFYSDSNIVDVYIGYVRRKIDRGFEQQILQTIRGVGYCLKLGEIND
- a CDS encoding carbonic anhydrase, with the translated sequence MPIKRIISGLNDFQENYFKANQDFFEQLSQGQTPDILFITCCDSRIAPNLLTQTKPGELFIIRNMGNIIPPYGTLNSSEATGIEYAVQALNIKEIVICGHSHCGSIKGLLQLQSLSDEMPLVYDWLKHYGEPIRRIIRENYQEYSGEELLNIATQTNVLNQIANLETYPVVRSRLQAGKIQLHAWVYEIETGEILAYDVKQNQFVPLEQEPFPVPDPLSTMQPI